One part of the Phragmites australis chromosome 3, lpPhrAust1.1, whole genome shotgun sequence genome encodes these proteins:
- the LOC133913074 gene encoding uncharacterized protein LOC133913074 → MVIPPPARSPAITKFLKPYVLKMHFTNNFVNAQVIHTPSATVACSASSQEKLLRPSMGSTRDIAAAAKIGKLLGERLLFNGIPAVSVSMSRDQKYHGKVKAVIDSLRAAGVKLL, encoded by the coding sequence ATGGTTATCCCTCCACCAGCCAGATCACCTGCAATCACCAAGTTCCTAAAGCCCTATGTTCTGAAGATGCATTTCACAAACAATTTCGTGAATGCTCAAGTCATCCACACCCCATCGGCCACAGTTGCATGCTCAGCTAGCTCTCAAGAGAAACTCCTCAGGCCAAGCATGGGGTCGACGCGTGACATCGCTGCGGCGGCAAAGATTGGGAAGCTGCTTGGCGAGCGCTTGCTGTTCAATGGCATTCCTGCAGTGTCTGTCTCCATGTCAAGAGACCAGAAGTATCATGGCAAGGTGAAGGCTGTGATAGACTCCCTTAGAGCTGCCGGTGTGAAGTTGCTGTAA
- the LOC133913075 gene encoding uncharacterized protein LOC133913075, giving the protein MQALARTMRGIAAAARPAVEAGRRGQVQPARGIVVEVRDGNLERALTIMERKMRSSGMERLIRARTDHHVKDSEKRVLARKALMQRVRSQELGKKLREILIKKIRGQ; this is encoded by the exons ATGCAAGCGCTGGCACGGACGATGCGTGGAAtcgccgcggcggcgcggccggCGGTGGAGGCAGGCCGCCGCGGGCAGGTGCAGCCGGCCCGGGGGATCGTAGTGGAGGTGAGGGATGGAAACCTGGAGCGGGCGCTGACGATCATGGAGCGCAAGATGCGGTCGAGCGGCATGGAGCGGCTGATCCGGGCCCGGACCGACCACCACGTCAAGGACTCGGAGAAGCGCGTGCTCGCCCGCAAGGCGCTCATGCAGCGCGTCCGGTCTCAGGAGCTCGGGAAGAAGCTCCGCGAGATCCTCATCAAGAAGATCAG GGGTCAGTGA